The following is a genomic window from Aquificota bacterium.
CTTGCCAACAGGGTCTCCATTGTGGTAGAAACGGGCGAGGCAAGGGACACACACCATATGGCATGCCTTATAGGCTATGGAGCTTCTGCTATATATCCATACCTTATGTATGAGCTTATAGGTGAGCTTTGTCAAAAGGGTGAGATAAAGGTGCCTTATGATAAGGCCTTGTTCAACTACAAAAAAGCCTTGGAGGATGGGCTTTTAAAGATAATGTCCAAGATGGGTATATCCACCCTCAATTCTTATCAAGGTGCCAAAATATTTGATACGGTGTGCCTAAACAGAGACTTTGTGGAGGAGTATTTCCCGGGAACTCCAACAACCCTTGAGTCTGATGGCATCTTTGAAATCCAAAACAGCCTTTTGGCAAGGCATGATGCGGCCTATGAGACAGATAGCCCACAGCTTGACTATGGTGGTGATATGAAGTTTAGGAAGGGGGGCCAATACCACGCCTGGTCTCCTTTTGTGGTAAGGGCTTTGCACAAGTTTTTAGAGACAAAGGATTATAAGGATTACAAGGAGTTTTCCCGTATAGCCAACGAAGAGCATCCCACCTTTATAAGGCACCTTTTGGACTACAAGAGGGCAGAAAAGCCTATACCCATAGAAGAAGTAGAACCCGTAGAGAGCATTCTTAAAAGGTTTGTAACGGGCGGTATGTCCTTGGGAGCTTTGTCTCCCGAGGCTCATGAAGTAATAGCGGAAGCCTGCAACAGGCTTGGTATGAAGAGCAACTCTGGAGAGGGTGGAGAGGACCCAGCAAGGTATTGGACCATAAAGAACTCCGCCATAAAGCAAGTGGCCTCTGGGCGTTTTGGTGTAACACCTACCTACTTGGCTTCCGCCAAAGATATTGAGATAAAGATAGCACAAGGTGCAAAGCCTGGAGAGGGTGGCCAACTTCCCGGAAAGAAGGTAAACGAGTATATAGCAAGGCTAAGGCATGCCCAGCCGGGCATAACCCTTATCTCCCCACCACCACACCACGATATATACTCCATAGAGGATTTGGCACAGCTTATAAACGACTTAAAAGAGTCAAACCCACAGGCTAAGGTATGCGTCAAGCTTGTGGCCGAAACGGGTGTGGGAACCATAGCTGCCGGTGTGGCAAAGGCCTATGCAGATATAGTGCAGATAAGCGGTGCGGAAGGCGGAACGGGCGCAAGCCCCTACTCCTCCATAAAGAACGCAGGAAACTACTGGGAGATAGGCCTCTCTGAAACTCAAAGGGTCTTGATGGAAAACAACCTAAGGGACAAGGTAAGGCTTAGGGTGGATGGTGGCATGAGGACTGGTAAGGATGTGATCATAGCTGCCCTTCTTGGTGCGGAGGAGTTTGGCTTTGGCACGGCGGCCATGATAGCGGAAGGTTGTGTGATGGCAAGGCTTTGCCACACCAATCAATGTCCCACAGGTGTGGCCACCCAAGACCCCAAATACAGGGAGAAGTTTAAAGGAAAGGTGGAAAACGTAATGGCCTACTTTAGGGCTGTGGCGCAAGAGGTGAGGGAAATATTGGCGGAGATGGGAGTAAGGTCTCTTGATGAGATAATAGGAAGGAGAGACTTGCTTGATATAAAAACTTACGACCACATACCCGGTTCCAAGAGGGTAAAACTGGAAGAGTTTTTAAAGGAGGGCTATCCCAAAGACAAACCCTTAAGGTGTATGCAGGAGAGGAACGACAACCCAAGAAGGAGCGACCTGGCAAAGAGGCTGGAGGAGGAGGTTCTTCCATACATAGAAAGGGGAGAAAGGTTTTACGGAGAGTATACTATAAGGAACGTAGACAGAAGCGTGCCTACAAGGCTTGCTTATTACATAGCCTTAAAGTATAGAGATGAAGGCCTTCCTGAGGATACCATACAGCTTGTCTTTAAAGGCACTGCAGGCCAGAGCTTTGGAGCCTTCAACCACAAAGGAATGTCCTTGACCCTTATAGGTGATGCCAACGACTATGTAGGTAAGGGCATGTACGGTGGAAGGATAGTCATAAGGCCTTACGATGTGGAGGACACTCAAAACCATGTGATCATGGGCAATACATGCCTTTATGGTGCCACAGGTGGTGAGCTATACGCCAGCGGAAAGGCTGGAGAGAGGTTTGCAGTAAGGAACAGTGGAGCTATGGCGGTGGTGGAAGGTGCTGGCATGCACTGCTGTGAGTATATGACCGGTGGTGTGGTAGTGGTCCTTGGCCCTGTGGGAATGAACTTTGGAGCGGGAATGACCGGAGGCTATGCCTACGTTCTTGATGAAGATATAGACCTTAAGATAAACAAGGATTATGTGATTACGAGGGAGCTTTTGGATGCCGAAAGGGAAGAGCTAAGAGGTCTAATAGAAAAGCATGCGGGCTATACACAAAGCCCATGGGCCAAGCATATATTGGAAAACTGGGAGGACTTTGTGGAAAGGTTTAGAAAGGTTATGCCCATTGAGCAGTGCAAGAGGGACCCCTATGGCATTACAGACCAGTGTGAGATAGAGGTTCAAAAATAAGGGCAGTAAGGCTTTTCTCCTTTGCCCTCTATGACTCTGGAGAAACCATCTTAGGAGCCCTCCTCTTCTCCACCCTTTACCCCCTCTATATTACCCAGCACATAGACGTAAAAACCTATTCAACCCTCTATGGCCTTGCCTTTTTACTTTCCTTTTTTATTGCCCTAAGGCTTAGCAAAGTGGCAGATTACAGAGGCCTAAGGAAGACATTCTTCAGCCTCTTTAGCCTTCTCATACCACTTGTTTGCTTTGCCCTCTACCTTTCCTTTCACAGTGTAGAATTGAACTTCCTCCTTTACCTTCTTTTGGCCATCATCCACCAGCAGGCCATGCTCTTTTATAACTCCTTGCTAAAAATCTTTGAGACAAAAGGGACGGCCTCCGGCCTTGGTGTGGCCTTGGGCTACGTTGGCTCTGCGGTGGCTTTAATACTTTTTGCACCAAGGCTTAGCCTTCCCACAGCCTTCATCTTCATAGCCCTTATCTTTTTCCTTTTGTCCCTTCCTTCCCTAATTTACCTCACAGAACCAAAAGAAAGACAGATCATAAGCATAAGGGAGGTTCTAAAGGACAAAAACTTTCTTTTAACCATGGCATCCATGCTTTTGCTTATGGAGCTTGCCAATACCATGATAGCCATGATGGGGGTCTATTTGAGGGAGGTCTATGGGCTAAAGGAGGGGGAGATATACAGGACCATAGGCCTTTCGGCCATTGGCGGTGTGCTTGGAGGCCTTCTGTGGGGAAGGCTTACAGATAGAATTTCGGCCAACAGGCTTTTCCCTTTTGGCTTTTTTCTTTGGAGTGCCTTTTTAATACTCCTTTTCTTCACGCCAAGGTCCATGATACTCCTACTTGGCCTCTTTGCAGGCCTTTCCCTCTCCCACCTTTGGACCACATCAAGAGTGCTTCTTATTGAAAAATTCACAAAGGGAGACATAGCCATAAGGTTTTCTTTCTATTCCCTTAGCGAGCGTATAGCCTCAAGCTTGGGCCTCTTAAGCTGGTCCCTATTACTCTATCTTACAGGCGGAAACTACAGGCTTTCTGCCCTTCTCATGCTTGTCTTTCCCATTCTGGGCTTTGTCATATACAAGCTTTCAAACAGGAGGCCTCAGATATATGGGTTCTAAAAGCACGGGGTTATCACCACCATAGCCTTCCATTAACCTTTTGTATGCCCAAAGGCCACCATAGAGGGAAAAGGGAAAAAACTCAAGAGAGATATCTCCCAGGCCTTGACCGCTTAGCCCTACCACCTTTATGCTTTCCGGCAAGCTTTTTAAAACCTCTATCTCCCCTATCTTCCCATCTTTGCATCTTCTACAAAATATCTGGTTGCTAACTTTGAGTGCCACACAAAACTCCCCTTCCCTTTTTAGAAAGTGGCACATCATATAGAGGTTTTCATAGCCCACTATGGGCTTTTTGGTAAGGTATGCCAAGGTCTTCATAAAGGTTATGCCTATCCTCAAGGAGGTCAAATAGCCCACCCCCAAAGAGACGGCGAAGGCATCCATATGCTCTGGCTCTACGCCAAGGCTTTTCAGCAAAGAAGGCAGATGTTCTAAGGTCTTTTTCCCATCATCCACATAGTGGTGCAAGACCACCTTGCCATCCTCTATAAGGGTGAGGTTTATAAAAGAAAAGGAAGTGTCAAGGGATAGTAGCCTCATGGGTGTGTTTATTTTACAATAGATAGTGTATGGAAGGAAGGCATAAGGCGAGATTGATCATAGGTGATAGTAGGAGTATGGCTGAAGTAAAGGATGGGGAAGTGGATTTAATCATAACATCTCCGCCTTACTGGCATTTAAAGGATTATGGAGTTAAAGGACAGATAGGATACGGTCAAACTCTCCATGAATACCTTACAGACCTATATATGGTATGGAAGGAGTGTTTTAGGGTGCTTCGGGAGGGCGGTAGGCTATGTATAAACATTGGAGATCAATTTTCAAGAGCTGTTGTATATGGAAGGTATAAGGTTATACCTATCCATGCCGAGATAATAAGCCAGTGCGAAAGTATAGGCTTTGATTACCTTGGCTCTATAATATGGCAAAAAAAGACCACCATGAACACCACAGGCGGAGCTGTAGTTATGGGTTCCTTTCCTTATCCACCTAATGGCATAGTGGAAATAGACTATGAGTTTATTCTCATATTTAAAAAACCTGGTAAGAATAAGATTGTGCCAAAGGAAATAAAAGAGGCTTCAAAGCTTACAAAAGAGGAATGGAAAGAATATTTTTCTGGGCATTGGCGGTTTGCAGGGGCTAAGAAGATAGGCCACGAGGCTATGTTTCCAGAAGAGCTTCCAAAAAGGCTTATAAAAATGTTTTCCTTTGTAGGCGATACGGTGCTAGACCCCTTTCTTGGTAGTGGAACCACTATGAAGGTTGCAATGGAATTAAACAGAAAAGCCATAGGCTACGAGATAAACAAAGAATTTCTTAGTCTAATCTTGTCAAAAATAGGAGATGCTAATCAGATTGACATTATTGAAAGAGAAGTTGATATTGTAAATAAGCCACCCATAGAATATTTACCAAGAATAAAAGATGCTAAACCGCTTATAGAACCAAAGAGTTTTAACTTTAATGGAGAAAGGTTATATAAAGTTATTAGAATTTTAAATGAAGAAACTATTGAGACCAATACAGGTTTAAATATAAAGTTCCTGGGGGTTAAAGTCATAGATAGAGAAAGGACGCTGAAGTATTTAAAGGATTATATTCTTGGAAAGGAAATATTCATAAGAAATTACCAAGTGCTTGATGAACATACAGTAAAAGCTTATGTTTATTTAAAAAATAAAATCTTTGTAAATGCCTACCTTTTAAAATCCGGCTTAGCACTGCCAGACTTATCTGAAAACCACCTTTATAAGAAAAAATTTATCAAACTATGGCAGGAGGTATCCAGTGGGGAAAGAGTGGATACTTAACATAGCAACCAATAGATGGGGCTATAACAAGAAAAAGTATGTAGGCCCTGTAGCAGAATGGATTCGTGAAGCTTCTCCTAAGAATTTGGAAGAATGGAAGGAACGTTATTATGAAAAATTATTAGAAAAGCTTAAAAGTGAAGGTGTGGATTTAACTCCTGATGAGTATCTTGAAAACTTAGGACAGAAGTTATATGTAAAAATTTCGGAGGTGCTACAGTCAGAAATATCTGAAATAACGCAGGAGGATTGTATAAGTTATATAAAAGAGCTGGTACTTAACAGAACTTATGAAGGGTATAGAACAGAGATTGATACCATATACGGACAATTGGCGGATTATCTTGGCGTTGAGATAAGGCCCGCTCCAGACGAGTGGGACAGGTTATACAATGTAGATTTTTATATAGAGGTTGATGGAAAGTATATAGGCTTGCAAATAAAACCCATAACTTATAAACACACATCTAATATTCATAAATGGGAGGATATACTGAAGAGAACTCATGAAAAATTTAAAAGTGAATTTGGGGGAAGTGTTTTTATAGTCTTTTCAATAAAAGAAAAAGATAAAAAGGTGATATATAACAAAGAAATTGTAGAAGAGATAAGAAAAGAAATTGAGAGATTGAAAGGAGAGCAGGGTAAGTAAGGTGGCTATGATCTTTGATATGGAAAGGCCTGAGGGCTTTGACCCTTATGAGGTGCTTACAAGCCTTGTGGTGCCAAGGCCCATAGCATGGGTATCTTCTATGAGCCAGGAGGGCCTTTTGAACCTTGCACCCTTTAGCTTTTACAATGCGGTATGCGATGAGCCACCGGTTATCCTTATATCTATAAGCAAAAGGGAGGACGGTAGCAGGAAGGACACAGCGAGGAACATCCTTAGCACAGGCGAGTTTGTGATAAATCTTGTCTCAGAAGAGCTAATCAAAGAGGTGAAGATAAGCTCGGAAGACTTTCCACCAGAGGTAAGCGAGTTTGAAAGGGCTGGCCTTGAGCCGGCAGAAAGCTATAAGGTAAGGGTGCCAAGGGTGGCAAGGGCTAAAGCATGGCTTGAATGTAGGCTTTTAAAACACGAAGAACTTTTTGGCTATGACCTCATCTTTGGCAGGGTCCTTTTGGCCGGTGCAGAAAGCCTAAATGTGTGGTCCTTGAGGCCTGTTGGTAGGGTCTTTGGAGGCTTTTGTAAAATCATTGAGATAAATCAAGAACTTTAAGGCATTTCAAGATTAAAATAAATATTGCAATGGCTAAGGTAAAGATAAACGGAAAGGTGTTGGAAATTCCGGCGGGCGTAAAGTTTGGCGAATACCATCATGAGATAGAAAAGGCTGGGGTTGAGTTTGGTTGCACCGACGGTCAGTGTGGTGTTTGTGTATGCACTGTGGTAAAGGGGCTTGAGTGCCTGGCAGAGCCTTCCGAGCAGGAGGAAGAAACCCTCTGGCGCATAGGAGAGTATGAGGAGAACAGGAGGCTCACCTGTCAGCTTGTTATAGAAAAGGAAGGCTGTGAGATAGAGCTGGAGACGGATTAACAGGTGCATTCCTTTATGCCCAGCCTCCTGTAAAGGCTAATTACAGGACACCATCCAGTAAAGGCAGACTGTATTTGGTTTATGGACATAAAGACTATAAAGAGCTTCCAAAACCAATGAATGTCCGCAGGACGTATGGCTATAAGAAAGACTATCAAAAGCACCAAACCAGAGGTTAGTCTAAGGGCCCTATCCATAGTCATGGCTTACCTCCACGCATAAGATTATAAGAATATTCTAATTTACTTAAAAGCCTTAGTCAAGAGGTAAGGGAGGTTGTTTCAAAAATCCATCCTACTTAAGGACCTGTTCCCGCATCCTAAGCTTTATAATTTTCCTATGAGGCAGAAGGGCTTTACACTTATAGAGCTTTTGGTGGTTATCATCATCCTTGGTATATTGGCAGCCATAGTGGTTCCAAGGATAACAGGAAGGGTGGATGAGGCAAAGATTGAGGCTACCAAAGTTCAGATGAAGGCCATAAAGGATGCCTTGGAACAGTATAAACTTGACAACGGCTTTTATCCCACCACAGAACAAGGGCTAAAGGCCCTTGTGGAAAAACCCACCACACCACCCATACCCCAAAGGTGGAGGCAGTATCTGGACAAGCTTCCAAAGGATGCTTGGGACAGGGATTTTATATATATGTCTCCTGGGATAGGAAGGCCATATGAACTGAGGTCTATGGGGCCGGATGGAAAGGAAGGCACGGAAGACGATATAGATGTGTGGCAATAGGGGCTTTACCCTTCTTGAGCTTTTGGTGGCGCTTGTTGTGCTTGCAGTGGGCTTTTCTGTAGTCTTTGAAGTTTTATCCTTTGCAAGGCTTGAGTATTCAAATGCTTATGAACTTTCCGAAGACCTAATAAAGCTCAATAACGCTCTGGTGGAGGGAAAAACAGAAGGCTTGGAGGTGGAAAAGAAAAGCCTTGAGGATTATCCACAGCTGGAAGAGATAAGCTACAGGCTTGGGTCTGCGGAAGTATTTATCTATAAATTAAAAGATGAAAAGGGCCTTTACCCTCATTGAAGTGCTTTTAGCTTTGACCCTAATGGGCCTCTTTTTGGGCTTGCTTTCCTATAGCTTTTACTCTTCTTTGCGTAGCTCCTATCTTCTCTCCCAGTCTTCACAGCTCACAAAGGAAGAGATATTGCTCTTTTGGAACCTTCAAAGAAAGCTAATAGGCGCCACAGACCTTTACTTAAGAAAGGATGCTATCTTTATGATAACTTCCTCCGGGGATTACTATCAAGGCATAGTAAAGTGTGCATACATATACAAGGATGGCTGGCTCTATTACTATGAGTTTCCCTACCCTTATGGGGATATAGCCTTTTATGAGGAGGACAGACTTATAAAGCTTGGAAGGTTTAAGGACCTTTCCTTTAGGGCCTTTTCCAACGGAAGCTACTATGAGGAGTTTAAAGGGCTTCCTCAGTGGGTTGAACTGTTCTTTGAAGGGAAGCTTTTGAGGATAGGTTTACAATAATTAACATGCTTGTGTTTTATCCTTTAATTCTTTTACCACTTTTTGTGCTTATGTTATTGTATATTTGGATGGCTGAAGGTATTAAAATTGTGCCACCGGATTTAAAAAGGGAAAGCCTTCAAGTTTCAAGCCTTTTTTCAAAGTTTGAAAGCCTCTATCCAAAAAAGGAGGAAAAGCCCACATCCATTAAACTGCTTGCCACGGCTACAGGCTCTGTGCGCCTTGCCCTCATTGAAGTGGATGGCTCCACTCAAACTGTAAGGATAGGCTCAGAAGTAAAAGGCTACAGAGTAGTGGATATAGAAAGGAACTACATAGTCTTGTCAAGGGATAAGGATAGGCTTGCCATAGGCTTTAGCTTTAAATCTGGAGAGCCTTCTATGCAGGTCTCCAAATCCACATCTCCCACACCACAGGCCACAAAGAGCCTCCAAGCCAGCGTATCAAAAGAAGAACTCCAGCGCATCACCGCAGATCCTGGCGTAATGTTTAGGCAGATAAGGCTTGTGCCTTTTGTGCAGGAAGGAAGGACAAAGGGCTTTCTCTTTGAGTGGATAGAGCCCGGAAGCATCTTTGAAAGGGCTGGTATAAAACCAGGAGATGTGCTACTGTCTATAAACAACCAAGAGATAAAAAGCGGTGAGGACGCCTTTAGAATATTGCAGGTGCTAAGAAACGAAAACAGTATAAAATTGAACTTGCAGAGGGGCAGTGAAATTATAGAATTGCTTTTGAGGGTAGAAGGATGAAAAGGTTAATGGCGGTGTTTTTGCTTCTTTTCTTTTTTGTGCCTGCGTGGTCTCAGGATGCGGAGGCTATCCAAAAGCAGGCTCAAGAGCAAAAAAGGACTGGAAAGGTATTCCTTAACTTCCAAAATGCGGATATATCCCTTGTGGTAAAGTTCATGTCGGAGCTCACGGGCAAAAACATAGTGCTTGACCCCAACGTGAAGGGAACTATAACCATAAGCTCTGCCAAGCCTGTAAGTATTAAACAAGCCTGGGACCTTTTTGTTATGTCCCTTACCCTTCAAGGCTACGGTGTGGTGGAGGACAAAAACTTTGTGCGTATACTTCCCATAGCTCAGGCTGTGCCTCTGGCGGAGCCAAAAAGGCCTACCACTAGCGCAGATGTGATCCTTTACCTTTATACCGCAGAAAACACCCAAGCCCAACAGCTCCAGCAGGCCATACAGCCTTTTCTCTCTCCCTTTGCCAAAGTGGGAGTCCACACTCAGTCCAACACCCTCATAGTGGCAGACATTGCCAAAAACATAGAAAAGATAAAGGGTATACTCAAAGAGCTTGACTCTCCACAAAGAGGTCTAAAGGTAAAGCTCTATCCTCTCCAAAAGGCTAAGGCGGAAAATGTTTTGCAGAGCCTTCAGGGTGTGTTAAGCACCCTACAACAGCAAACTGGCGCGCCAAGTGTGGCCACAATAAGCAAAGATGCCAACGCCATAGTGGTGGTGGCAAGGGAAGACATTCAAGCCATAGTAGAAGAGATAATAAAAACCATAGACCAATCCACACAGACCATAGAAGACAGGAGCTTTTATGTAATTCCCTTAAAGTTCATATCGGCTGAGGAACTCCACAAAAGCCTTCAAAGCCTTCTTACTGGTGTTGTCCCTACTGTGGCCCAGCCTACTCCTCAATATCAAGTGCAACCGGTGGATATAAAAGGACTTGAAACGCCCTTGCAAAGGCCCAAGCAACCAACGCCACAGCCCCAGCCCATACCATCCATACAAACAAAAGAAGGCACACGCATAGGCTTTGATAGAGGAACCAACTCGGTGCTTATATATGCCACTCCACAAGAGTTTGAAAACCTAAAGGCCCTTATAGAAAAGCTTGATGTGAGAAGAAGGCAAGTGCTAATAGCTGCCTCTGTGGTGGAGATGTCTACAAGTAAGGCCTTGGATATTGGAGTGCGGTGGCAAGCTTTTGGTTCAAAGGGAGGCGCTGGCTTTGGTGTGGGAAGCCTTCAGGACATATACAGTTCAATGCTTACTGGCAACTTTGTCCTTGGCTTTATAAACAACGTAGGGAAAACCATCACCATAGGCGGTGTTAACCTCTTTTTCCCAGACTTGGTACTTCTCTTTTCCCTCTTGGAAAAGGGCACGGGCTTTAACCTTATCTCAAACCCAAAGGTGCTAACCCTTGACAACCAACCTGCGGAAATAAAAGTGGGCCAAGTAATACCCTACGCCTCCGGCGTAAAGTTTGATATAAACGGACAGCCCGTTATAACCTACGACTATAAGGAGGTGGGCCTGGACCTAAAAATTACACCCACCATAGCGGAGAACAACCTAAGGCTCACCATAAACCTACAGGTGCAGGAGATAGTGGACTTTATAAGGCCTCAAGTGGGACAGCTAAGCTATGCGGTGCCTATAACTTCTAACAGACAGGTCAACTCTGACGTGGTGGTGGAGAACGGACAGACCATCATAATAGGCGGGCTTATAAACAATAGGACCATAAGCACGGTGGAGGGTGTGCCGGGCCTAAAGGATATTCCACTTTTGGGAAGGCTTTTTAGAAGAGATACCAAAACGGAGGATAAGGTTTCCCTCTTTATATTCTTAACTCCCTACGTGATAGAAAAGCCAGAGGACCTAAGCAAGATAACCCAAGAACATCAAAAACTGGCAGATGAATTAAGAAAACTTTTAGAAAAGCAGGAAAAGAATGAGAAAGCTAAGCCTTAAATTTCTGTTTTTATACATCTTTTTGAGTCTTTTACTTTTCTTTGTGCTTCTTTTTTTAACACTTCCCAAGTTTTTGGTCCTTGATAAGATGCTTTTGAAGAACGGTTTATACCTGACGGCGCAAAAAGTGGAAGAGGGACTTACCTATGTGAAGTTAAAGGGTGTGGTCCTTTATGACCAGAACTCCAAGCTCGTGCGCTTTGATTCTTTTAACATAAGCCTTTCTCCCTTTGGGCTTAGCCTTTCTGGTTTATGCGATGGGAAGAGCCTTTATGTGGAGTGGTCCTTGGGTGAAAAAAGATTAAAGGCTAAAGACTTTACCTGCCTTGGAGATGTGGAAAGCTTATCCGGAGATATACTTATCAAGGATGGCCTTTATGGCAAGCTGGAGATAAAGGGATTGAAGGCTCAAGAGCTAAAGCTGGAAGAACTAAGCCTTGACCTCAAAGGTAGGGTCTTTACGGCAAAAGGAAGGGCCATGGGCCTTAACTTAGTAGGCGATGGACAGATAGTTTTTAACCCTTCAAACCCCCTAAAATCCACCATAAACGGCCAAGTCTCCGGTGGTGGTATGAGGCTTGTTATAAGCGGTAGGCTTGAAAGGCTTGAAGTAAAGAGGTAAAATTTTCTCAATGGACGCCAAAATTCTGGTAAACGGTAAAGAGGTAAGGCTAAAGGACTATCCCAAAAGGGTGCTTTATAACCTACTTGTGGGTTATGTAAAGAGCCTAAACCTTGAGGAAGAGCCAAGAGAGATTGAGGTGTATGTCAAGCTCAAAGAAGAGGATTGTAGAAAGTCTTAGCTTTGAGGTTCAAGAAGAGCATGAGGGCCTAAGGCTTGACCAGTTTTTGGCAAAGGTCTATCCAGACTTTTCAAGGAGCTACCATCAAAGGCTCATTGAAGAGGGATATGTATACTTGGATGGAAAAGTTTTAGACAAGCCGAGCAAAAGGCTAAAAGTTGGCCAGCGTGTGGAGCTTTTGGTGCCAGAGCCAGAGCCTTTGGAGGTCCTACCAGAAAACATACCACTGGATATAATCTACGAGGATGAACATATACTTGTGCTTATAAAGCCTTGCGGCCTTGTGGTCCATCCCTCCCCAGGCTACACCTCTGGAACCCTTGTCAATGCACTTTTATACCATGTTAAAAACCTCTCCTCCATAGGCGGTGTGGAAAGGCCCGGCATAGTGCATAGGCTTGACAAAAACACCATGGGCCTTATGGTGGTGGCAAAGACGGACATAGCCCACAGAGGCCTCTCAGAGCAGCTCAAAGAAAGGAAAGTAGAAAAGCTCTATAGGGCCCTTGTTAAGGGCCTGCCAGAAAGGGATTACTACATAATAGAGGCACCCATAGGGAGGCACCAGACAGACAGAAAAAAGTTTGCCATAAGGGAGGAGGGAAAGCCTGCCAAAAGTGAGGTTTGGGTGTTGGAGAGATTTTACCGCCAGGGCATAAGCCTTTTGAAGGTAAAGATACACACGGGCAGGACACACCAGATAAGGGTCCATCTCTCTTCTCTTGGCTTTCCCATCCTTGGAGATACCACCTATGGCTTCAAGAGAAGCTCGGTAGACAAAAGGGTCCTTGAAAAAATAGGAGATTGCCACATGCTTTTGAGCTATTATCTTGCCTTTGAACATCCTATAGAAAAAAGGTGGATGAGCTTTCAGATAGAGGACCCAAAACCCTTCAGAGATGTTTTAGAACTCATAAAGTATTTGGAGGAAGAGGGCTCTTAGCCTCTCAATGGCACCTTTCCCACCAAGGGCCTCCCTTAGCCTTTTAAAATCCTCCCTCATAGACTCTCTTAGCTTTTCATCTTCCAAAAGGCTTTTTACCTTTATGCACAGCTCCTCCGGACTCCTTTGTATGAACTCTGGCACCACTTCCCTTTGTAGTATGAGGTTTGTGAGGGCCACATAGTTTACCTTTACCAAAAGCCTTCCCCAAAGGTAGGTGATGGGATTGACCCTGTAGAAGACCACATGGGGAGAGCCAAGCATGCTTGCCTCCAACTCTGCGGTCCCGCTGGCAAGCAATGTAAAATGTGCATAG
Proteins encoded in this region:
- a CDS encoding MjaI family restriction endonuclease: MGKEWILNIATNRWGYNKKKYVGPVAEWIREASPKNLEEWKERYYEKLLEKLKSEGVDLTPDEYLENLGQKLYVKISEVLQSEISEITQEDCISYIKELVLNRTYEGYRTEIDTIYGQLADYLGVEIRPAPDEWDRLYNVDFYIEVDGKYIGLQIKPITYKHTSNIHKWEDILKRTHEKFKSEFGGSVFIVFSIKEKDKKVIYNKEIVEEIRKEIERLKGEQGK
- a CDS encoding flavin reductase family protein, translating into MERPEGFDPYEVLTSLVVPRPIAWVSSMSQEGLLNLAPFSFYNAVCDEPPVILISISKREDGSRKDTARNILSTGEFVINLVSEELIKEVKISSEDFPPEVSEFERAGLEPAESYKVRVPRVARAKAWLECRLLKHEELFGYDLIFGRVLLAGAESLNVWSLRPVGRVFGGFCKIIEINQEL
- a CDS encoding (2Fe-2S)-binding protein; amino-acid sequence: MAKVKINGKVLEIPAGVKFGEYHHEIEKAGVEFGCTDGQCGVCVCTVVKGLECLAEPSEQEEETLWRIGEYEENRRLTCQLVIEKEGCEIELETD
- a CDS encoding DUF2892 domain-containing protein produces the protein MTMDRALRLTSGLVLLIVFLIAIRPADIHWFWKLFIVFMSINQIQSAFTGWCPVISLYRRLGIKECTC
- the gspG gene encoding type II secretion system major pseudopilin GspG; this translates as MRQKGFTLIELLVVIIILGILAAIVVPRITGRVDEAKIEATKVQMKAIKDALEQYKLDNGFYPTTEQGLKALVEKPTTPPIPQRWRQYLDKLPKDAWDRDFIYMSPGIGRPYELRSMGPDGKEGTEDDIDVWQ
- a CDS encoding PDZ domain-containing protein produces the protein MAEGIKIVPPDLKRESLQVSSLFSKFESLYPKKEEKPTSIKLLATATGSVRLALIEVDGSTQTVRIGSEVKGYRVVDIERNYIVLSRDKDRLAIGFSFKSGEPSMQVSKSTSPTPQATKSLQASVSKEELQRITADPGVMFRQIRLVPFVQEGRTKGFLFEWIEPGSIFERAGIKPGDVLLSINNQEIKSGEDAFRILQVLRNENSIKLNLQRGSEIIELLLRVEG
- the gspD gene encoding type II secretion system secretin GspD, whose product is MKRLMAVFLLLFFFVPAWSQDAEAIQKQAQEQKRTGKVFLNFQNADISLVVKFMSELTGKNIVLDPNVKGTITISSAKPVSIKQAWDLFVMSLTLQGYGVVEDKNFVRILPIAQAVPLAEPKRPTTSADVILYLYTAENTQAQQLQQAIQPFLSPFAKVGVHTQSNTLIVADIAKNIEKIKGILKELDSPQRGLKVKLYPLQKAKAENVLQSLQGVLSTLQQQTGAPSVATISKDANAIVVVAREDIQAIVEEIIKTIDQSTQTIEDRSFYVIPLKFISAEELHKSLQSLLTGVVPTVAQPTPQYQVQPVDIKGLETPLQRPKQPTPQPQPIPSIQTKEGTRIGFDRGTNSVLIYATPQEFENLKALIEKLDVRRRQVLIAASVVEMSTSKALDIGVRWQAFGSKGGAGFGVGSLQDIYSSMLTGNFVLGFINNVGKTITIGGVNLFFPDLVLLFSLLEKGTGFNLISNPKVLTLDNQPAEIKVGQVIPYASGVKFDINGQPVITYDYKEVGLDLKITPTIAENNLRLTINLQVQEIVDFIRPQVGQLSYAVPITSNRQVNSDVVVENGQTIIIGGLINNRTISTVEGVPGLKDIPLLGRLFRRDTKTEDKVSLFIFLTPYVIEKPEDLSKITQEHQKLADELRKLLEKQEKNEKAKP
- a CDS encoding RluA family pseudouridine synthase produces the protein MSSSKKRIVESLSFEVQEEHEGLRLDQFLAKVYPDFSRSYHQRLIEEGYVYLDGKVLDKPSKRLKVGQRVELLVPEPEPLEVLPENIPLDIIYEDEHILVLIKPCGLVVHPSPGYTSGTLVNALLYHVKNLSSIGGVERPGIVHRLDKNTMGLMVVAKTDIAHRGLSEQLKERKVEKLYRALVKGLPERDYYIIEAPIGRHQTDRKKFAIREEGKPAKSEVWVLERFYRQGISLLKVKIHTGRTHQIRVHLSSLGFPILGDTTYGFKRSSVDKRVLEKIGDCHMLLSYYLAFEHPIEKRWMSFQIEDPKPFRDVLELIKYLEEEGS